A region of Candidatus Hydrogenedens sp. DNA encodes the following proteins:
- a CDS encoding glycerate kinase, whose translation MARLKVLIAPDSFKESLDTTKVAKSIAEGWKNINPESELIICPLSDGGEGFLNAISVSLNIKYFTTVVTDLMGKKRKIKYGWLTQPKTAIIETAEIVGLHLVPPGKRKPEIFTSYGVGEVILHAIHKGARQIVLGLGGSGINDGGAGIAQALGYQLLNTQGKPIGKGPLELQNLTCIKNTRYYEQIKNTTIIIASDVKNPYYGPHGATFVYGPQKGLKKEICPVVDKALRNFAHIIKRDLKVDVQKQPGSGSAGGMGGALFAFAFGNFVPGFQWIAQTANLTHKLTSVDLIITGEGQLDHQSFSGKVVGEILTLAQKYNKMVIILVGRLGKGWDACRTKANVAIFPISTGETSKKEMLKNTSINILRTSEQIAKLFYYHRTKIKK comes from the coding sequence ATGGCAAGATTGAAAGTTCTTATTGCTCCAGATTCATTCAAAGAGTCCTTGGATACTACAAAGGTTGCAAAATCAATCGCAGAGGGATGGAAAAATATTAATCCAGAAAGCGAGTTGATTATATGTCCTCTTTCTGATGGGGGAGAGGGATTTCTAAATGCCATATCCGTGAGTTTAAATATAAAATACTTCACCACAGTTGTTACCGATTTGATGGGCAAAAAAAGAAAAATCAAATATGGCTGGCTTACACAGCCAAAAACGGCTATTATAGAAACAGCAGAGATTGTTGGGCTTCATCTTGTTCCCCCGGGTAAACGGAAGCCAGAAATTTTTACCAGTTATGGTGTAGGCGAGGTTATTTTACATGCCATTCATAAAGGGGCGAGACAAATTGTTTTAGGTTTAGGTGGGTCTGGTATTAACGATGGGGGAGCAGGTATTGCACAGGCTTTGGGTTATCAACTCCTCAATACTCAGGGAAAACCCATTGGGAAAGGACCTTTAGAACTACAAAATCTTACATGTATAAAAAATACCCGTTACTATGAGCAAATTAAAAACACTACCATTATCATAGCCAGTGATGTTAAAAATCCTTATTACGGTCCCCATGGGGCTACATTTGTTTACGGTCCTCAAAAAGGACTAAAAAAAGAAATATGTCCTGTTGTAGACAAAGCCCTTAGAAACTTTGCCCATATCATAAAGCGAGATTTGAAAGTAGATGTTCAAAAACAACCCGGTAGCGGTTCTGCAGGAGGAATGGGAGGGGCTTTATTTGCTTTTGCCTTCGGTAACTTTGTTCCCGGTTTCCAATGGATAGCCCAAACTGCTAATTTAACCCATAAACTTACTTCTGTTGACTTAATTATTACAGGAGAAGGACAATTAGACCACCAGAGTTTTTCTGGTAAGGTTGTAGGTGAAATTCTAACCCTTGCTCAAAAGTATAATAAAATGGTCATTATACTTGTTGGGAGATTGGGAAAAGGTTGGGATGCTTGTCGGACAAAAGCAAATGTTGCTATTTTCCCTATTTCTACTGGAGAAACATCAAAAAAAGAAATGTTAAAAAATACTTCCATCAATATCCTACGAACAAGCGAACAAATAGCAAAACTTTTTTATTACCATAGAACTAAAATTAAAAAATAA
- the greA gene encoding transcription elongation factor GreA, whose amino-acid sequence MEPIYITEEGLQKLREELAELNKQKIKLSEVIAYARSLGDLSENAEYHAAKHEQGLLMAKINDIEDKIARAVIIDTTQMDTSEVRLGVSVRVLNEKLRKEITYTIVSPVEADLSSGKLSTQSPVGQALLGKKVGDVVEVNVPAGTLRLKVLEILPSQ is encoded by the coding sequence ATGGAACCAATTTATATTACTGAAGAAGGTCTACAAAAGTTGCGAGAAGAATTAGCAGAATTAAACAAACAAAAGATTAAATTATCAGAAGTAATAGCGTATGCCCGTTCTTTGGGTGATTTGAGTGAAAATGCGGAATATCATGCTGCAAAGCATGAGCAGGGGCTTTTAATGGCGAAAATCAATGATATTGAAGATAAAATTGCACGGGCTGTAATTATTGATACCACACAAATGGACACATCCGAAGTGAGGTTAGGAGTAAGTGTGCGTGTGCTAAATGAAAAGTTAAGAAAAGAAATTACTTACACCATAGTAAGTCCTGTGGAAGCGGATTTATCGTCGGGTAAATTATCAACACAATCACCCGTGGGTCAGGCATTGTTAGGGAAAAAAGTTGGGGATGTAGTTGAAGTAAATGTTCCCGCAGGAACATTGCGACTTAAAGTTCTTGAAATTTTACCTTCACAATAA
- the carB gene encoding carbamoyl-phosphate synthase large subunit, with amino-acid sequence MPKRNDIKKIMIIGSGPIVIGQACEFDYSGTQACKALREEGYEVILVNSNPATIMTDPEMADSTYIEPLTVPFLEKIIEREKPDALLPTVGGQTGLNLSVALADAGILEKYGVQMIGANAQTIKKAEDRGLFKEAMIHCGLEVPRSLVVHHIDEAMGFGGEINYSAVIRPAFTLGGTGAGLSFNKDEYVSAIQKGLEASPIHEVLVEESVIGWKEYELEVMRDLKDNVVIVCPIENVDPMGVHTGDSVTVAPAQTLTDKEYQIMRNAAIAIMREIGVDTGGSNVQFAVHPQTGRMVVIEMNPRVSRSSALASKATGFPIAKIAAKLAVGYTLDEIPNDITKETPACFEPTIDYVVTKIPRWAFEKFSGAEPILTVQMKSVGETMSIGRTFKESLQKAIRGLEIGRFGFGGDGKAKPLTKEPHSQVEKDALLRALRTPSPHRYLHLAEAIRLGATVEELHEITKIDPWFIRQMEEIVEEEKNLIELSPEINSYINTNSKEAKKKEFLTKRIKKAKQYGFSDYQLARYWKLNELNVRNLRKELGIVTTYRLVDTCAAEFEAYTPYYYSTYEDEDEVQLANKPRIIILGGGPNRIGQGIEFDYCCVHAVFALRDIGYEAIMVNCNPETVSTDYDTSDRLFFEPVTFEDVMNIIERVQPQGVIVQFGGQTPLNIAQQLEKAGAPIIGTSAWNIARAEDRKLFREVVEKLNLLQPENDTARSFEEALQIAERIGYPVVVRPSFVLGGRAMEIVYDTNALQRYMEYAVEASPEHPILIDKFLEDAIEIDVDAIADGERVIIGGIMQHIEEAGVHSGDSACILPPYDLPADIIETI; translated from the coding sequence ATGCCCAAAAGAAATGACATTAAAAAGATAATGATTATAGGTTCGGGCCCTATTGTTATTGGGCAGGCATGCGAATTCGATTATTCTGGAACACAGGCATGTAAGGCGTTGCGGGAAGAAGGTTATGAAGTTATATTGGTGAACAGCAATCCGGCTACGATTATGACAGACCCAGAAATGGCAGATAGCACTTATATTGAACCGTTAACTGTTCCCTTTCTGGAAAAGATAATTGAACGAGAGAAACCGGATGCTTTACTTCCTACAGTAGGAGGACAAACAGGACTTAATTTATCCGTTGCGTTGGCGGATGCAGGGATATTAGAAAAATATGGCGTTCAGATGATAGGTGCTAATGCACAAACAATAAAAAAAGCAGAAGACCGTGGCTTATTTAAAGAGGCAATGATTCATTGTGGGCTGGAGGTACCGCGTAGTCTGGTTGTCCATCACATTGATGAGGCAATGGGGTTCGGAGGAGAGATTAATTATTCTGCGGTAATTCGTCCTGCGTTTACATTAGGCGGGACGGGAGCAGGATTATCTTTCAACAAGGATGAATATGTGTCGGCTATTCAAAAAGGATTGGAGGCAAGTCCGATTCATGAAGTTTTAGTAGAAGAGTCCGTTATCGGCTGGAAAGAATATGAATTAGAAGTAATGCGAGATTTAAAGGATAATGTAGTTATTGTATGTCCAATTGAGAATGTAGACCCGATGGGCGTTCATACAGGTGATAGTGTTACCGTTGCACCGGCACAGACACTGACGGATAAAGAATACCAGATAATGCGAAATGCGGCAATTGCCATTATGCGGGAAATTGGTGTGGATACGGGAGGGTCTAATGTTCAGTTTGCTGTTCACCCTCAAACAGGACGAATGGTGGTTATAGAGATGAATCCACGCGTATCGCGAAGTTCTGCATTGGCTTCTAAAGCGACCGGATTCCCAATAGCGAAAATTGCGGCAAAATTGGCTGTTGGCTATACTCTGGATGAAATACCTAATGATATTACCAAAGAGACACCTGCTTGTTTTGAACCCACGATTGACTATGTGGTTACAAAAATACCGCGTTGGGCTTTTGAAAAATTTTCAGGTGCAGAACCAATATTAACGGTTCAAATGAAAAGCGTTGGTGAAACAATGAGCATTGGAAGAACATTTAAAGAATCACTCCAAAAAGCCATACGCGGATTGGAAATTGGTAGGTTTGGTTTCGGTGGAGATGGGAAAGCAAAGCCTCTCACAAAAGAACCCCATTCACAAGTAGAAAAAGACGCCCTTTTGCGGGCTTTACGAACACCATCACCTCATCGGTATTTACATTTAGCGGAAGCTATTCGACTTGGAGCCACTGTTGAGGAGTTGCATGAAATAACAAAAATTGACCCGTGGTTTATCCGTCAGATGGAAGAGATTGTGGAGGAGGAAAAGAATTTAATTGAATTATCTCCCGAAATCAATTCTTACATCAATACTAACTCCAAAGAAGCAAAGAAAAAAGAATTTCTAACAAAAAGGATAAAAAAAGCCAAGCAATATGGTTTTTCAGATTATCAGCTAGCAAGATATTGGAAGTTAAATGAATTAAATGTAAGAAATTTACGGAAAGAATTGGGGATTGTTACAACTTATCGGCTTGTAGATACATGTGCGGCTGAATTTGAGGCCTATACTCCCTATTATTATTCAACTTATGAAGATGAGGATGAAGTGCAACTTGCCAATAAACCGCGAATAATCATTTTGGGAGGCGGACCAAATCGAATTGGACAGGGAATTGAGTTTGACTACTGCTGTGTGCATGCGGTTTTTGCTCTCAGAGATATAGGATACGAAGCCATTATGGTGAATTGTAATCCAGAAACTGTCTCCACAGATTATGATACATCCGACCGTTTATTTTTTGAACCGGTAACATTTGAAGATGTAATGAATATCATTGAGCGGGTTCAGCCTCAGGGGGTTATCGTTCAATTCGGTGGACAAACTCCGTTGAACATAGCCCAACAATTAGAAAAGGCAGGTGCTCCGATTATTGGCACATCTGCATGGAATATTGCCCGTGCAGAAGACCGCAAACTTTTCCGTGAAGTGGTGGAGAAACTGAATCTTTTGCAACCGGAAAACGATACAGCCCGTTCGTTTGAAGAGGCTTTGCAAATTGCAGAACGGATTGGCTATCCCGTAGTAGTAAGACCTTCTTTTGTATTAGGGGGTCGAGCTATGGAGATTGTCTATGACACAAATGCACTTCAAAGGTATATGGAATATGCCGTAGAGGCATCGCCAGAACATCCCATATTAATTGATAAATTTTTAGAGGATGCTATAGAAATTGATGTGGACGCTATAGCAGATGGAGAACGGGTCATTATCGGTGGCATCATGCAACATATTGAAGAGGCCGGGGTTCACTCTGGCGATAGTGCTTGTATTTTACCTCCTTATGATTTACCTGCCGATATAATTGAAACGATTA
- a CDS encoding ATP-grasp domain-containing protein, translated as IKKQTRALAIELEVRGLMNVQYAVKDGKVYLLEVNPRASRTIPFVSKAVGVPLAKLAALVMVGKKLSEMGLTEDPKPQYISAKEVVLPFIKFPGVDIILGPEMRSTGEVMGIDKNMGLAYAKSQIAAGNSIPLEGTIFISLNDHDKRYIGSIAKDLYELGFKFIATKGTAAVLREHGIDVAEVFKVGEGRPNVLDCIINGYVNWIINTPKGKSAKDDEVLIRRKALENNIPTMTTLAAAKAAVQALREMKKGTMGILSLQEHHKTTGIQIKIK; from the coding sequence ATTAAGAAACAGACTCGTGCTCTGGCAATTGAATTAGAGGTGCGTGGGCTTATGAATGTGCAATATGCCGTAAAAGATGGGAAGGTATATCTACTGGAAGTAAATCCAAGAGCGTCTCGAACCATTCCTTTCGTAAGCAAAGCTGTAGGTGTGCCATTAGCCAAACTTGCGGCTCTGGTCATGGTAGGTAAAAAATTATCGGAAATGGGTCTCACAGAAGACCCCAAGCCTCAATATATCTCGGCCAAAGAGGTTGTTTTGCCTTTTATTAAGTTCCCGGGTGTAGATATTATTTTAGGACCTGAGATGCGTAGTACGGGAGAAGTAATGGGCATTGACAAAAATATGGGGCTTGCCTACGCCAAAAGTCAGATAGCCGCTGGAAATAGTATCCCGCTGGAAGGAACTATCTTTATAAGTCTGAATGACCATGATAAGAGATATATAGGTTCCATAGCCAAAGATTTATACGAATTGGGATTTAAATTTATAGCAACCAAAGGAACGGCTGCGGTGCTTCGTGAACATGGGATTGATGTGGCGGAGGTATTTAAGGTTGGGGAAGGGAGACCTAATGTTCTTGATTGTATAATCAATGGTTATGTAAATTGGATTATTAACACACCGAAAGGAAAATCGGCTAAAGATGATGAGGTACTCATCCGTAGAAAAGCATTAGAAAATAATATCCCAACGATGACTACACTTGCGGCTGCAAAAGCGGCTGTTCAGGCACTCCGTGAAATGAAAAAAGGAACGATGGGCATCCTCTCTCTGCAAGAACACCACAAAACAACAGGGATACAAATAAAAATCAAATAA